In Panthera leo isolate Ple1 chromosome E3, P.leo_Ple1_pat1.1, whole genome shotgun sequence, a genomic segment contains:
- the PVRIG gene encoding transmembrane protein PVRIG isoform X1: protein MDRPRALVLLLALLTLCITAGTPEVWVQVQMEATKSPSFTVRCGFLGSGSVSLVTVSSGGPDGAGGTRLAVLHPEFGIQHWPPACQVHWETKTSISLTLEEGSEGISPNPNTTFCCKFVSFPEGSQEACGNLFLSTDQGLPAPTPSPILRADLAGILGVSGVLIFGCVYLLYLLHRQRHWSVMKLQPPFTSPQTQTRARQVASQASLASLHIPYTTVNTNRYRLATLDTVLQPRPLSPWAVFPAHTACQPRPPAPWVPLPASARSSFISIENGLYAQAGERPLPVGPNFVHFPDPVGHRTTEEHLGVR from the exons ATGGACAGGCCCCGGGCCCTGGTCCTGCTCTTGGCGCTGCTGACACTCTGCATCACTGCTG GGACCCCTGAAGTGTGGGTGCAAGTTCAGATGGAGGCCACCAAGTCCCCGTCCTTCACTGTCCGCTGTGGATTCCTGGGATCTGGTTCTGTCTCCCTGGTGACTGTGAGCTCTGGGGGGCCCGACGGTGCCGGAGGGACTAGACTGGCTGTTTTGCACCCAGAATTTGGCATCCAGCATTGGCCCCCCGCCTGCCAGGtccactgggaaaccaaaaccaGCATCTCCCTCACCTTGGAAGAAGGGTCTGAGGGGATAAGCCCCAATCCCAACACCACCTTCTGCTgcaaatttgtttcctttcctgaagGCTCCCAGGAGGCCTGTGGGAACCTCTTCCTCAGCACAGACCAAG GGCTCCCTGCCCCTACTCCATCCCCCATACTGCGGGCTGACCTGGCTGGGATCTTGGGGGTCTCAGGGGTCCTCATCTTTGGCTGTGTCTACCTTCTCTACCTGCTGCATCGGCAGAGGCACTG GTCTGTCATGAAGCTTCAGCCACCCTTCACCAGCCCCCAGACACAGACGCGAGCAAGG CAGGTGGCCAGCCaagcctccctggcctctctccaCATCCCGTACACTACTGTCAACACCAACCGTTACCGCCTCGCCACTCTAGACACGGTTCTTCAGCCCCGGCCACTGTCCCCATGGGCAGTGTTCCCCGCCCACACGGCGTGCCAACCTCGGCCTCCTGCCCCCTGGGTGCCCCTGCCAGCCTCTGCACGCAGCAGTTTCATCTCCATTGAGAATGGACTTTATGCTCAGGCGGGAGAGCGGCCTCTCCCAGTTGGCCCCAACTTTGTCCATTTCCCTGACCCTGTGGGGCACAGAACCACGGAGGAGCACTTAGGAGTTCGATGA
- the PVRIG gene encoding transmembrane protein PVRIG isoform X3 translates to MDRPRALVLLLALLTLCITAEFGIQHWPPACQVHWETKTSISLTLEEGSEGISPNPNTTFCCKFVSFPEGSQEACGNLFLSTDQGLPAPTPSPILRADLAGILGVSGVLIFGCVYLLYLLHRQRHWSVMKLQPPFTSPQTQTRARQVASQASLASLHIPYTTVNTNRYRLATLDTVLQPRPLSPWAVFPAHTACQPRPPAPWVPLPASARSSFISIENGLYAQAGERPLPVGPNFVHFPDPVGHRTTEEHLGVR, encoded by the exons ATGGACAGGCCCCGGGCCCTGGTCCTGCTCTTGGCGCTGCTGACACTCTGCATCACTGCTG AATTTGGCATCCAGCATTGGCCCCCCGCCTGCCAGGtccactgggaaaccaaaaccaGCATCTCCCTCACCTTGGAAGAAGGGTCTGAGGGGATAAGCCCCAATCCCAACACCACCTTCTGCTgcaaatttgtttcctttcctgaagGCTCCCAGGAGGCCTGTGGGAACCTCTTCCTCAGCACAGACCAAG GGCTCCCTGCCCCTACTCCATCCCCCATACTGCGGGCTGACCTGGCTGGGATCTTGGGGGTCTCAGGGGTCCTCATCTTTGGCTGTGTCTACCTTCTCTACCTGCTGCATCGGCAGAGGCACTG GTCTGTCATGAAGCTTCAGCCACCCTTCACCAGCCCCCAGACACAGACGCGAGCAAGG CAGGTGGCCAGCCaagcctccctggcctctctccaCATCCCGTACACTACTGTCAACACCAACCGTTACCGCCTCGCCACTCTAGACACGGTTCTTCAGCCCCGGCCACTGTCCCCATGGGCAGTGTTCCCCGCCCACACGGCGTGCCAACCTCGGCCTCCTGCCCCCTGGGTGCCCCTGCCAGCCTCTGCACGCAGCAGTTTCATCTCCATTGAGAATGGACTTTATGCTCAGGCGGGAGAGCGGCCTCTCCCAGTTGGCCCCAACTTTGTCCATTTCCCTGACCCTGTGGGGCACAGAACCACGGAGGAGCACTTAGGAGTTCGATGA
- the PVRIG gene encoding transmembrane protein PVRIG isoform X2 yields the protein MDRPRALVLLLALLTLCITAGTPEVWVQVQMEATKSPSFTVRCGFLGSGSVSLVTVSSGGPDGAGGTRLAVLHPEFGIQHWPPACQVHWETKTSISLTLEEGSEGISPNPNTTFCCKFVSFPEGSQEACGNLFLSTDQGLPAPTPSPILRADLAGILGVSGVLIFGCVYLLYLLHRQRHWSVMKLQPPFTSPQTQTRARVASQASLASLHIPYTTVNTNRYRLATLDTVLQPRPLSPWAVFPAHTACQPRPPAPWVPLPASARSSFISIENGLYAQAGERPLPVGPNFVHFPDPVGHRTTEEHLGVR from the exons ATGGACAGGCCCCGGGCCCTGGTCCTGCTCTTGGCGCTGCTGACACTCTGCATCACTGCTG GGACCCCTGAAGTGTGGGTGCAAGTTCAGATGGAGGCCACCAAGTCCCCGTCCTTCACTGTCCGCTGTGGATTCCTGGGATCTGGTTCTGTCTCCCTGGTGACTGTGAGCTCTGGGGGGCCCGACGGTGCCGGAGGGACTAGACTGGCTGTTTTGCACCCAGAATTTGGCATCCAGCATTGGCCCCCCGCCTGCCAGGtccactgggaaaccaaaaccaGCATCTCCCTCACCTTGGAAGAAGGGTCTGAGGGGATAAGCCCCAATCCCAACACCACCTTCTGCTgcaaatttgtttcctttcctgaagGCTCCCAGGAGGCCTGTGGGAACCTCTTCCTCAGCACAGACCAAG GGCTCCCTGCCCCTACTCCATCCCCCATACTGCGGGCTGACCTGGCTGGGATCTTGGGGGTCTCAGGGGTCCTCATCTTTGGCTGTGTCTACCTTCTCTACCTGCTGCATCGGCAGAGGCACTG GTCTGTCATGAAGCTTCAGCCACCCTTCACCAGCCCCCAGACACAGACGCGAGCAAGG GTGGCCAGCCaagcctccctggcctctctccaCATCCCGTACACTACTGTCAACACCAACCGTTACCGCCTCGCCACTCTAGACACGGTTCTTCAGCCCCGGCCACTGTCCCCATGGGCAGTGTTCCCCGCCCACACGGCGTGCCAACCTCGGCCTCCTGCCCCCTGGGTGCCCCTGCCAGCCTCTGCACGCAGCAGTTTCATCTCCATTGAGAATGGACTTTATGCTCAGGCGGGAGAGCGGCCTCTCCCAGTTGGCCCCAACTTTGTCCATTTCCCTGACCCTGTGGGGCACAGAACCACGGAGGAGCACTTAGGAGTTCGATGA